Proteins encoded by one window of uncultured Draconibacterium sp.:
- a CDS encoding trypsin-like peptidase domain-containing protein has translation MTRTFTSIILLFTVLNSGAQTFADLIEKVNKSVVTIQVLEMENMGIGNPDGFTANEGMGSGILVGEKQLYILTAAHVVSDASQIQVVFYDGAKTGATIRRIDQTSDVALLQLNKVATNYPPAQIGDSDAMRIGEDIFIIGNPLGLERSVSKGIISGKHIEKDEINNNRLQEFFQTDASINKGNSGGPMFNMQGEVIGIVSSILSFSGGFEGLGFAATSSIAEEILQQPGRIWFGTRVLALPPQLCQIFHIPQEGALMVQAVVENSPAYFMGLKGGYVKMNIGNMEIMAGGDIILQFDDIQLNTAENILKFYDYLNTMKSGQNYTIKILRAGQIKHLSWRMQ, from the coding sequence ATGACTCGAACATTTACATCAATTATTTTGCTTTTTACCGTACTAAATTCTGGTGCCCAAACCTTTGCCGACCTTATTGAAAAAGTTAATAAAAGTGTGGTTACCATTCAGGTTTTAGAAATGGAGAATATGGGAATAGGAAATCCTGATGGTTTTACTGCAAACGAAGGAATGGGTTCCGGGATACTCGTTGGAGAAAAACAGTTGTATATTCTTACTGCTGCACATGTAGTTTCCGATGCATCTCAAATTCAAGTTGTTTTTTACGATGGTGCCAAAACAGGAGCAACAATACGCCGCATAGATCAAACATCAGATGTAGCTTTACTACAACTCAATAAGGTGGCCACCAATTATCCTCCTGCTCAGATTGGTGATTCAGATGCAATGCGCATTGGAGAGGATATTTTTATTATTGGCAATCCTCTTGGCCTCGAACGTTCGGTATCAAAAGGAATTATCAGTGGCAAACACATTGAGAAGGACGAGATAAACAATAATCGTTTACAGGAATTTTTTCAAACCGACGCTTCAATTAATAAAGGCAACAGCGGAGGCCCCATGTTTAATATGCAAGGAGAAGTTATTGGAATTGTTAGTTCTATTCTGTCCTTCTCCGGAGGATTTGAAGGTCTGGGTTTTGCTGCAACTTCCTCAATAGCCGAAGAAATTCTACAACAACCCGGACGAATTTGGTTTGGCACCCGTGTTTTAGCCTTGCCTCCACAACTGTGCCAAATTTTTCACATTCCCCAGGAGGGAGCTCTAATGGTACAGGCGGTAGTAGAAAATTCACCGGCTTATTTTATGGGATTAAAAGGCGGCTACGTGAAGATGAATATTGGTAACATGGAAATTATGGCCGGTGGTGATATTATTCTGCAGTTTGACGACATACAGCTCAACACAGCCGAAAATATTTTAAAATTTTACGACTACCTGAATACCATGAAAAGTGGACAAAATTATACCATTAAAATTCTCAGAGCCGGACAGATTAAACACCTCAGCTGGCGCATGCAATAA
- a CDS encoding bifunctional UDP-sugar hydrolase/5'-nucleotidase, whose translation MKIIRTILLLLLLIFCGCNKNETSPKNQPQNITIFFVNDTHGQIDNFSKVKYIVDQEKEINDVLVISTGDMFSGNPVVDNYSQKGYPMIHLMNQVGFDIMTLGNHEFDYGPEMLKERINQSNFPWICANTTAKSGEFAQPEPYKSIDVGKLKIVFLGLLETMGSDYSTIPSSHPWRVQNYEFTDALEIAKNYSMLKEQENADLFIALSHLGENMDYQLAANNSFFDVIIGGHSHTLVNTVNNGIPIFQAGGYLNYLGKIELTVADKKVENFNYTLIDLEQFENKDAQIQAIIDDYNDWPELYEEIGYSPAYHSKTATGCFYTDAIKTYLDVDVSFQNTGGVRAALYEGPITRRDIYEISPFNNGTVIYEMSVEEIKYFLTESGSGFIIQEFSSIKSTAKLLSSINQETGCAIM comes from the coding sequence ATGAAAATTATTCGGACAATACTTCTTCTTTTGCTGCTCATTTTTTGTGGATGCAACAAAAACGAAACGTCACCGAAGAACCAGCCGCAAAATATTACCATTTTTTTTGTGAACGATACACATGGACAAATCGATAATTTTTCAAAAGTAAAATACATTGTCGACCAGGAAAAAGAAATCAATGATGTACTGGTTATAAGTACCGGCGATATGTTTTCAGGTAACCCTGTAGTTGATAATTACAGCCAAAAAGGCTATCCAATGATCCACCTGATGAACCAGGTAGGTTTTGACATAATGACACTTGGCAACCACGAGTTTGATTATGGTCCTGAGATGCTGAAAGAAAGAATTAATCAATCGAATTTTCCCTGGATATGTGCCAATACCACTGCAAAAAGTGGAGAATTTGCTCAACCTGAGCCGTACAAATCGATAGATGTTGGCAAGCTAAAAATAGTCTTTTTGGGTTTGCTGGAAACGATGGGCTCCGATTATTCAACCATTCCGTCTTCTCACCCCTGGCGTGTGCAAAACTATGAATTTACCGATGCGCTGGAAATTGCTAAAAACTACTCAATGTTAAAAGAACAGGAAAATGCAGATTTATTCATCGCATTATCTCATTTGGGTGAAAATATGGACTATCAACTGGCTGCAAACAATTCTTTTTTCGATGTTATAATTGGCGGACATTCTCATACTCTGGTGAATACGGTTAATAATGGCATTCCCATTTTTCAGGCCGGAGGCTACCTCAACTATTTAGGTAAAATAGAACTTACCGTTGCGGATAAAAAGGTGGAAAATTTCAACTACACCTTGATCGATCTTGAACAGTTTGAAAATAAAGATGCACAAATACAGGCCATTATCGACGATTACAACGATTGGCCAGAACTTTACGAAGAAATTGGTTATTCACCGGCATACCATTCCAAAACTGCCACCGGCTGCTTTTATACCGATGCAATTAAAACATATCTCGATGTTGATGTATCATTTCAAAATACGGGAGGTGTTCGTGCTGCTCTCTATGAAGGCCCCATAACAAGAAGAGATATATACGAAATTTCGCCTTTTAACAATGGTACTGTAATATATGAAATGAGTGTGGAGGAAATCAAATACTTTTTGACAGAGTCTGGTTCAGGATTTATTATTCAGGAATTCTCATCGATAAAATCGACGGCGAAGTTGTTATCTTCAATCAATCAGGAAACCGGCTGCGCGATAATGTAA
- a CDS encoding phosphatidate cytidylyltransferase: protein MIITIYIFILSYFLLGAIGFYLINRKKEKAVARKSWTKFISYFIIIHVLFFSIVIKAEVFRVLVGIILLFGAYELSNLYKGSGFKQSGFVLVSAIIYAILGIGLWQFGKMDKNVVLYAFLILSIFDAFSQISGQLWGKTKIAPKISPNKTVGGTVGGGLFAMASGFLLSGLYDNKWYLIAGLTLGIIVFAFLGDIAASLYKRKFEVKDYSNLIPGHGGFLDRFDSLIAGGAWVTFFFFLIQ, encoded by the coding sequence ATGATTATTACAATTTACATATTCATACTGTCGTACTTTTTGCTTGGTGCAATTGGTTTTTACCTGATAAACCGAAAAAAGGAAAAAGCAGTTGCCCGTAAAAGCTGGACAAAGTTTATTTCCTATTTCATTATTATTCATGTTTTGTTTTTTAGCATTGTTATAAAAGCAGAGGTGTTTAGGGTTTTGGTAGGCATAATATTGCTTTTTGGGGCTTACGAACTTTCAAACCTGTATAAAGGAAGTGGGTTTAAACAATCAGGTTTTGTTTTGGTTTCCGCTATTATTTATGCAATTTTGGGAATAGGACTTTGGCAATTCGGGAAGATGGATAAAAATGTGGTGCTTTATGCCTTTTTAATTCTTTCAATTTTTGATGCGTTTAGCCAAATATCAGGACAGTTGTGGGGGAAAACGAAAATTGCACCAAAAATAAGTCCGAACAAAACTGTTGGAGGAACTGTTGGGGGAGGTTTGTTTGCAATGGCAAGTGGATTTTTGCTAAGTGGATTATACGACAATAAATGGTATTTAATAGCAGGATTAACCTTGGGAATAATCGTGTTTGCATTTTTGGGAGATATTGCAGCATCGTTATATAAACGAAAGTTTGAGGTTAAAGATTACAGCAATTTAATACCTGGTCACGGAGGTTTTCTTGATCGGTTCGACAGTTTAATTGCCGGAGGAGCATGGGTTACATTCTTCTTTTTTCTGATTCAATAA
- a CDS encoding amidohydrolase, which translates to MIRFIFILFVLVLPTGAFAQIKNLIKEEASKQTAYALELCKYLHENPELSFQEFETSVRMASELKEIGFEVTEKFAGNSVVGIYKNGEGPTVFLRTDMDALPVKENTGLPFASKKMADLDGNQVSVMHACGHDIHMSTWTGTLRTLVALKDEWKGTLMVIAQQAEEYSGGAGQAIDAGLFSKFPVPDYALAYHINPELETGQIGLRGGPVFAGVKTVEITVYGKGGHGAYPQKCIDPIVISSRIVNDLQTIVSRELSPTEPAVVTVGSIHGGTRPNIIPDEVKMELTLRYFSDETIAKVIASIKRISANAARVAGVPEDKLPLVYVLPSETPPVLNDEALSTKVSKFATEIIGQENIIETQPEMVGEDFGKYGRTEEDIPICLIWLGSTSPEEMQRLKAEGKAPYPLHSPQLNPDYENTIKTGIEVMSGNVIGLMNK; encoded by the coding sequence ATGATACGATTTATATTCATACTTTTCGTTTTGGTTTTACCAACAGGTGCTTTTGCACAAATAAAGAACCTGATAAAAGAGGAAGCTAGCAAGCAGACAGCTTATGCCTTGGAACTCTGTAAATATTTACATGAAAATCCGGAGTTGTCTTTTCAGGAGTTTGAAACATCAGTGCGAATGGCCAGCGAATTGAAGGAAATTGGCTTTGAAGTAACCGAAAAGTTTGCCGGAAACAGTGTGGTTGGCATTTATAAAAACGGCGAAGGACCAACCGTTTTTTTGCGCACCGATATGGACGCTCTGCCGGTTAAAGAAAACACCGGTTTGCCTTTTGCCAGTAAAAAAATGGCCGATTTGGATGGAAATCAGGTTTCGGTGATGCATGCCTGTGGACATGATATCCATATGTCGACCTGGACCGGGACTTTGCGTACGCTAGTCGCGCTAAAAGATGAATGGAAAGGTACGCTGATGGTAATTGCACAGCAGGCTGAAGAATATAGCGGCGGGGCAGGACAGGCAATCGATGCCGGTCTGTTTTCTAAATTTCCTGTGCCGGATTATGCACTGGCATACCATATTAATCCGGAGTTGGAAACAGGGCAGATTGGTTTACGCGGAGGACCGGTTTTTGCCGGTGTAAAGACCGTTGAAATTACAGTATATGGAAAAGGAGGGCATGGTGCATATCCACAAAAATGTATCGATCCGATTGTTATTTCATCTCGAATCGTTAATGATTTGCAAACCATTGTGAGCCGCGAGTTAAGTCCAACTGAACCCGCTGTTGTAACCGTTGGTTCAATTCATGGCGGAACGCGTCCGAATATCATTCCTGATGAGGTGAAAATGGAATTAACACTACGTTATTTTTCTGATGAAACAATTGCTAAAGTAATTGCTTCCATAAAACGTATTTCGGCAAATGCAGCTCGTGTTGCGGGTGTGCCTGAGGACAAATTGCCGTTAGTTTATGTGCTTCCTTCAGAAACTCCTCCGGTGTTGAATGACGAAGCCCTAAGTACAAAAGTGAGCAAGTTTGCCACTGAAATAATTGGTCAGGAAAATATTATTGAAACACAACCGGAAATGGTAGGTGAGGATTTTGGTAAATATGGCAGAACAGAAGAAGACATTCCGATTTGTTTAATATGGCTGGGAAGTACAAGTCCTGAAGAAATGCAACGTTTAAAAGCAGAAGGGAAAGCGCCATATCCTTTGCACTCGCCGCAGTTAAATCCAGATTATGAAAATACCATTAAAACAGGTATTGAAGTAATGTCCGGAAATGTTATCGGGCTGATGAATAAATAA
- a CDS encoding PDZ domain-containing protein has product MKKLALLMIFLAVGLLSFSQETRLLRQPTISDSHVAFAYGGDIWVNNLASNNTIRLTSTGAVESQPCFSPDGKTIAFSSNRSGVTSVYTVPVEGGTPTRITWHPSGAVVRGWSPDGEKILYTSSRETAPSTYGRLWTISKDGGPASLLTKQFGNDGSFSPNGKKIIIDRVSRWDVEWRGYRGGQNKPLVILDLDDFSEEFIPNEKTTDIQPLWLGDKIYFISDRDFVANIWSYTPETKQLEQLTSFEGADVKWLAGKNDQLVFEREGFLHLLNLNTKTTTKLTINVVGDFPWAETKWEDVSSSARSAALSPTGKRAIFEARGDIFTVPEEHGDTRNITQSSDVADRTPIWSPKGDELAWFSDKGGESYALLIANQNGLEDPKNISIGESKLGWEPTWSPDGKYIAFTDDDVRIRVIDIENESIETIDIGGNNMERGSMGLTWSPDSKWLAYAKSASNNFRQITLWSLADKSIHKVTNTFADAFSPAWDKDKKHFYFLASTDLALGSGWANTSSMTANANYSVYVVNLQEDNESPFKLKSDEEEVKKDEEKTEKASDDKKKKETESDDKKEEEEEESIKIDFDNIAGRTLALPMPGRKYRKIVTGSEGELFIAESVPNQSGYTIQKFKLKDREAKEFLTGARSMTVSDDGKKMLSRVGSSWKMIDTGGASGKDGKTLNVSLKTKLDRSKEWDQIFEEAWRYERDYFYDPNLHGRDWDVVHKRYAPLIPFVKHRSDLTYILDQMNGELSVGHSFVMGGDYPDTERNSVGLLGADLVAENGAWKITRIYNSESWNPGLSSPLEEPGLRIEEGNFIVGVNGEELTSDDNPFKFLDGTSGVQTVLHINDKPEFEDAWTITVKPIRSENAIRQRAWVEDNRRKVDELSGGKLAYIWVPNTSTPGFVSFNRYFFAQQDKLGAVIDERFNGGGLLDDYMVDLMTRSLRAALTNEVPNGKPFRLPAGILGPKALLINEQGGSGGDFFPWVFRQQNAGPLIGSTTWGGLVKSSVHYSLVDGGALTAPDNAVFDPINNKWIAENVGVAPDIEVQQHTKALETGNDPQLERAVQEVLKMIDEQGVKGVTPPPFPTPAIKK; this is encoded by the coding sequence ATGAAAAAACTAGCACTATTAATGATTTTTCTTGCTGTTGGCCTTTTGTCCTTCTCGCAGGAAACCAGGTTACTGCGTCAACCGACAATTAGCGACTCTCACGTTGCTTTTGCCTATGGAGGTGACATTTGGGTAAACAACTTAGCATCAAACAACACCATCAGGCTCACAAGTACCGGAGCAGTTGAAAGTCAACCTTGTTTTTCTCCCGATGGGAAAACCATCGCTTTTAGTTCCAACCGTTCCGGCGTAACCTCAGTTTATACTGTTCCTGTTGAAGGTGGAACACCTACTCGAATAACCTGGCACCCAAGCGGGGCAGTTGTTAGGGGCTGGTCTCCTGATGGCGAAAAAATTCTGTATACCTCCTCACGAGAAACAGCTCCAAGCACCTACGGGCGATTGTGGACTATTTCAAAAGATGGTGGCCCTGCAAGCCTACTAACCAAACAGTTCGGCAACGATGGATCGTTCTCTCCAAATGGAAAGAAAATTATAATCGACCGGGTTTCGCGGTGGGATGTTGAGTGGCGCGGATATCGCGGTGGTCAAAACAAACCTCTGGTCATTCTCGATCTGGACGATTTTTCTGAAGAATTCATTCCCAACGAAAAAACTACCGACATTCAGCCACTTTGGCTGGGCGATAAAATCTACTTTATTTCCGACCGTGATTTTGTTGCTAATATTTGGTCGTACACACCAGAAACAAAGCAGTTGGAACAACTAACCTCTTTTGAAGGAGCTGATGTAAAATGGCTGGCAGGGAAAAATGATCAACTTGTTTTTGAACGCGAAGGTTTTTTGCACCTCTTGAATCTGAACACAAAAACAACTACAAAACTGACCATTAATGTTGTTGGCGATTTTCCATGGGCCGAAACAAAATGGGAAGATGTAAGTTCTTCGGCGCGTTCAGCAGCATTATCTCCAACCGGGAAACGTGCTATTTTCGAAGCCCGCGGCGATATCTTTACCGTTCCTGAAGAACATGGCGATACGCGTAACATCACCCAGTCGTCTGATGTTGCCGACCGTACTCCAATCTGGTCACCAAAAGGTGATGAGTTGGCCTGGTTTTCCGACAAAGGCGGAGAAAGTTATGCCTTACTTATTGCCAATCAAAACGGGCTGGAAGATCCCAAAAACATATCTATTGGTGAATCAAAACTTGGTTGGGAACCAACATGGTCGCCTGACGGGAAATACATTGCTTTTACCGACGACGATGTACGTATTCGTGTAATTGACATTGAAAATGAATCGATTGAAACGATTGATATTGGCGGCAACAACATGGAGCGTGGCAGCATGGGACTCACCTGGTCACCCGACTCAAAATGGTTGGCTTATGCAAAATCTGCTTCAAATAATTTTCGTCAAATCACCCTTTGGTCGCTTGCAGACAAAAGTATTCATAAAGTAACCAACACCTTTGCCGATGCCTTTTCACCGGCCTGGGACAAAGACAAAAAACATTTCTACTTTCTGGCCAGCACTGATCTGGCACTTGGTTCGGGTTGGGCAAACACCAGTTCAATGACGGCAAATGCCAACTATAGTGTTTATGTAGTTAATCTGCAAGAAGATAACGAATCGCCTTTTAAACTAAAAAGCGATGAAGAAGAAGTAAAAAAAGACGAAGAGAAAACGGAAAAAGCATCAGACGACAAGAAGAAAAAAGAGACTGAATCTGATGATAAAAAAGAAGAAGAAGAGGAGGAATCGATAAAGATTGACTTTGACAATATTGCCGGCAGAACATTGGCGCTTCCTATGCCCGGCAGAAAATACCGCAAAATTGTTACCGGATCAGAAGGAGAGTTATTTATTGCTGAATCAGTTCCGAATCAATCGGGATATACCATCCAAAAATTTAAACTGAAAGATCGCGAAGCTAAGGAGTTTTTGACTGGAGCACGAAGCATGACCGTATCAGACGATGGTAAAAAAATGCTTTCAAGAGTAGGTTCTTCATGGAAAATGATAGACACAGGCGGTGCATCAGGAAAAGATGGCAAAACTCTGAACGTGAGTTTAAAAACCAAACTCGATCGTTCGAAAGAATGGGATCAAATCTTTGAAGAAGCCTGGCGATATGAACGTGATTACTTTTACGACCCGAATCTTCACGGTAGAGATTGGGATGTGGTTCATAAACGTTATGCACCGTTAATTCCATTTGTAAAACACCGTTCGGATCTTACCTACATACTCGATCAGATGAATGGTGAACTATCCGTTGGCCACAGTTTTGTAATGGGTGGTGATTACCCCGACACAGAACGCAATTCTGTTGGATTATTGGGAGCCGACTTAGTTGCTGAGAATGGAGCATGGAAAATTACGCGTATTTATAATTCCGAAAGCTGGAACCCAGGATTATCAAGCCCGCTTGAAGAACCAGGATTAAGAATTGAAGAAGGTAATTTTATTGTCGGTGTTAATGGTGAAGAATTAACTTCTGATGATAATCCGTTTAAGTTTTTAGACGGCACATCGGGTGTGCAAACCGTATTACATATTAACGATAAACCTGAATTTGAAGACGCCTGGACGATTACCGTTAAACCAATACGAAGCGAAAATGCTATACGTCAACGTGCATGGGTGGAAGATAACCGCAGAAAGGTAGATGAATTATCTGGTGGCAAACTCGCTTATATTTGGGTACCTAATACAAGCACACCGGGTTTTGTGTCTTTTAATCGCTATTTTTTCGCACAACAAGATAAGCTCGGTGCTGTTATCGACGAACGATTTAATGGTGGAGGTTTACTCGACGACTACATGGTTGACCTTATGACACGTAGTTTACGTGCCGCATTAACCAACGAGGTACCAAATGGGAAACCGTTCAGACTGCCTGCCGGCATACTTGGACCAAAGGCTTTATTAATTAATGAACAAGGTGGTTCTGGTGGCGACTTTTTCCCGTGGGTTTTCCGTCAACAAAATGCGGGACCTCTTATAGGATCAACTACTTGGGGAGGTTTGGTTAAATCATCGGTACATTATAGCTTAGTTGATGGTGGAGCACTTACGGCACCCGACAATGCTGTCTTCGATCCTATAAATAACAAATGGATTGCAGAAAACGTTGGTGTTGCGCCAGATATAGAAGTGCAGCAACATACCAAAGCTCTTGAAACCGGCAATGATCCACAACTGGAACGCGCTGTACAGGAAGTTCTTAAAATGATAGACGAACAAGGGGTAAAAGGAGTAACACCTCCCCCTTTTCCAACTCCTGCCATAAAAAAATAG
- a CDS encoding TonB-dependent receptor, producing the protein MRQIFYNSGIRIMYLLVLLVLVHSSYSQEKTIQIIDKETEMGIPDVHFQYNEMRGFSDKDGNIVLQVEEGTELFLSHLQYGKVAFSSAEVEQFANTGIIELAQSSTYLPASVVLVHPTTGDKRKMEFTMQNKLAHDAGNLLESVPSVSTIRKSGAYGFDPVLRGFKYDQINLVLDGSQTASAACPNRMDPAASQIPINMIAEAEVLKGPHSLRYGNAFGGTINFKSSKPAFKEKATSVGRLGTSYESNGNIFRTEGVAGVSGSKVDFRMFGAYSTGEDYTDGEGVDIAARFNRLNWGGKLGLKLSQNQNIGVLVSNNIAKDVDFPALPMDLREDNTWLVNASYSAVFYNEALSSWNTSIYGTMVDHLMDNYDKMLNPRMVDAKTDAETRNYGGRTEMRFDFAKSYLYTGADYRFESADGYRERTMLMGPMTGKVLTDNVWQDAEIKRTGFFGEWHIAQPGFQFVISGRLDINKSNANNPDSRFEEIYTDLESSHVHPSISVGGTRLFSEHISLGLWMGMATRSPGIAERYINQFPIGLDPYEMLGNPDLDPEVNNQLDLVFRYQTERTNINLNVFTSVLRDYISSEIREDLQPAMNTSPGVRQFVNIKKALMTGFEANWAQQFNSFLSQDLSLVYTYGKNQELDEPLPEIPPLELQYRLQANLAEAKIKPEILFRHAMKQDRIATSYGETETPSFSVVDAKLSWLISSVFTMTGGVQNLFDEAYYEHLSRSVRSAEARPIYSLGRSFYATLTISFM; encoded by the coding sequence CAGAGATGGGGATTCCTGATGTACATTTTCAGTACAATGAAATGCGGGGATTTTCAGATAAAGATGGAAATATTGTTTTGCAAGTGGAAGAAGGAACCGAGCTGTTTTTGTCGCATTTGCAATATGGAAAAGTTGCATTTAGTTCAGCCGAGGTGGAACAATTTGCAAACACGGGAATTATTGAGCTTGCGCAGTCGTCGACCTATTTGCCGGCAAGCGTGGTTTTGGTGCATCCAACAACCGGCGACAAGCGAAAGATGGAATTTACAATGCAGAATAAACTGGCGCATGATGCCGGTAATTTGCTGGAATCGGTTCCGTCAGTTTCCACCATTAGAAAAAGCGGTGCTTATGGTTTCGATCCGGTGCTGCGCGGATTTAAATACGACCAGATTAACCTGGTATTGGATGGTAGCCAAACAGCGTCGGCTGCCTGCCCCAACCGAATGGATCCGGCCGCAAGCCAGATACCAATAAACATGATTGCCGAGGCTGAAGTGTTAAAAGGACCTCATAGTTTACGTTATGGAAATGCTTTTGGCGGAACCATAAACTTTAAAAGCTCGAAACCAGCATTTAAAGAGAAGGCAACTTCTGTTGGTCGTTTGGGAACAAGTTACGAAAGCAATGGAAATATTTTCAGGACCGAAGGCGTGGCCGGTGTTTCAGGCTCAAAAGTCGACTTTCGTATGTTTGGAGCCTATTCTACCGGCGAAGATTATACCGACGGAGAAGGAGTGGATATTGCAGCACGTTTTAACCGCCTGAACTGGGGCGGTAAATTGGGTTTAAAACTCAGCCAAAATCAAAATATCGGAGTGCTGGTGTCAAACAATATTGCTAAAGATGTTGATTTTCCGGCCTTACCAATGGATTTACGCGAAGACAACACCTGGCTGGTAAATGCCAGTTATTCCGCAGTTTTTTACAATGAAGCTTTATCCTCGTGGAATACGAGTATTTACGGAACGATGGTAGATCATTTAATGGATAACTACGATAAAATGTTAAATCCGCGAATGGTAGATGCCAAAACCGACGCCGAGACTCGTAATTATGGAGGAAGAACAGAAATGCGTTTCGATTTTGCAAAAAGCTATCTTTATACCGGTGCTGATTATCGCTTCGAGTCGGCCGATGGTTATCGCGAGCGTACCATGCTTATGGGCCCAATGACAGGAAAAGTACTCACGGACAATGTGTGGCAGGATGCCGAAATAAAACGTACCGGGTTTTTTGGAGAGTGGCACATTGCCCAACCGGGATTTCAGTTTGTGATTTCGGGCCGATTGGATATAAATAAATCAAATGCCAATAATCCTGATTCTCGTTTTGAAGAAATTTATACTGATTTGGAGTCATCGCATGTTCATCCATCGATAAGCGTTGGTGGAACACGATTGTTTAGCGAACACATTTCCTTGGGTTTATGGATGGGAATGGCTACCCGAAGTCCGGGCATTGCCGAGCGATATATTAATCAATTTCCGATAGGGCTCGATCCGTATGAAATGTTGGGAAATCCCGACCTGGACCCGGAGGTTAACAACCAGCTCGATTTGGTTTTTCGCTATCAAACCGAAAGGACGAATATCAATTTGAACGTGTTTACATCCGTTTTGCGAGATTATATTTCATCTGAAATTCGGGAGGATTTACAGCCGGCAATGAACACTTCGCCTGGTGTACGACAATTTGTGAATATTAAAAAAGCACTAATGACCGGATTTGAAGCCAATTGGGCACAACAATTTAATTCATTTCTCAGTCAGGATTTGAGTTTAGTGTACACTTATGGTAAAAATCAGGAGCTGGATGAGCCGTTACCTGAAATACCGCCACTGGAATTGCAGTATCGTTTACAGGCGAACCTGGCAGAAGCAAAGATTAAGCCCGAAATTTTGTTTAGGCATGCCATGAAACAGGACCGCATTGCAACGTCGTACGGCGAAACAGAAACACCGTCATTTAGTGTTGTAGATGCTAAACTATCGTGGTTAATAAGTTCTGTTTTTACCATGACCGGCGGAGTTCAGAATTTGTTTGATGAAGCGTATTACGAGCATCTTTCCAGATCGGTACGAAGTGCCGAGGCCAGACCCATTTATTCGCTGGGAAGGAGTTTTTATGCTACGCTAACGATAAGTTTTATGTAG
- a CDS encoding sulfite exporter TauE/SafE family protein encodes MIFYSSFENIYLVLPVIGFVIGLFGTMLGGGGGFFFLPVLTLILGVPAHTAVATSLAATLPIGLVGSWGHHKKGNINLKTGSLFCIAGIAGAIIGARLTNFISGSQLKLLFGIYSILIAINMLVSSARKKQEETDSTNKNGKQSLRFAKGSFFGLTAGIIAGTFGTSGTAPVIAGLFSMRLPVKLVVGTSLLVVLVNTIFAFGAHFLVGSIDLTLIAFLTVGSVVGAFLGPRLFSKVKIERSENKVQYIYAAVVAAIGVLMIVNR; translated from the coding sequence ATGATTTTCTACTCTTCTTTTGAAAATATATACCTGGTTTTACCCGTAATTGGCTTTGTGATAGGACTTTTTGGAACTATGCTTGGAGGTGGCGGCGGATTTTTCTTTCTGCCTGTGCTTACCTTAATTCTGGGAGTTCCTGCGCATACTGCGGTTGCTACTTCGCTGGCAGCTACCTTGCCTATTGGCTTGGTGGGCTCGTGGGGACATCATAAAAAAGGGAATATAAATTTAAAAACCGGATCATTATTTTGTATCGCCGGAATTGCCGGAGCCATTATTGGAGCCCGGCTGACCAACTTTATTTCAGGTTCGCAATTAAAGTTACTTTTTGGTATTTACTCCATACTAATTGCCATAAATATGTTGGTAAGCAGTGCTCGTAAAAAGCAGGAAGAAACAGATTCAACGAACAAGAACGGGAAACAATCTTTACGCTTTGCGAAGGGATCGTTTTTTGGTTTAACGGCAGGAATAATTGCAGGTACATTTGGAACCAGCGGAACGGCTCCTGTTATTGCAGGACTGTTTTCGATGCGACTACCGGTAAAACTTGTTGTAGGAACTTCCTTATTGGTTGTTTTGGTGAATACAATTTTTGCCTTTGGGGCGCATTTCCTGGTAGGAAGCATCGACCTGACACTTATTGCATTTCTCACAGTGGGATCGGTAGTTGGCGCATTCCTGGGACCACGCCTGTTTTCGAAAGTTAAAATTGAACGATCGGAAAACAAGGTACAATATATTTATGCGGCAGTTGTTGCTGCAATTGGCGTTTTAATGATTGTGAACAGATAA